The nucleotide window CGTAGGGGTCTAGTAGGATTTTTGCGTAATTTTGCGGCATATTTTCTTTCATCGCAGCCAGGATAAATCCACTAGCCTTGCCCTCAAGCTCGATAATTATATTTACGATTGTATTAAGCGATAGCACAGAGCCTATAAATTTATTAAAAGCTAGATATTCATGCACCTCTTTTGCTACTCTTACACGTTTTGCGTTAAACCAGTATTTATCGTCGTTATCGCTAAACTCATCTTCAAATTCATTCTCGCTTTGGCTTGTATTTTTACTATCTTGCTTAAATTTAACAACCACATCAAGTGGTATTGTCCCACCTAAATCATTATCTATTATTAGCATTCCTTTTGAGATTTCAGTGTCTTTTGAAAAATACGAGATAAAGCTATTTTCAGCCCTTAACTGGCTAATACCCCATGCGCTAAAAGCCAGCGTAAAAAAGCATATCATAAAGATAAAAGTCGGACTTTTAATAGCTATGCTTGAGGCTTTTTGGGTAAAGTTTTGTAGGGATAATCCACTGCTTGTCCTAGCTTTTAAAGTTGGCAAAAGCGCACAAATCGCCCCAAAAAGCAAAAAAGATAGTACAAGCGACATAGCTACGCTTAAACTCATCATAACCCCAAGCATCATCACAGGCTTTATATCTGAAATGCAAAGCGAAGCAAATCCTACAACGGTGGTGAATATCGCCCAAAATGACGGACTTGCCTTTTTTTGCAGGGTTAGGTAGGTTAGGGCTTTTGCGCTTAGGCTAGGGTGCAGGCGGGAGATCTCGTTGTAGGTGCAGATTAGATGGATTATTATTGAGATTGTAATGATTAATTCAATTGCGATAAAATTTGAGCTAACAGCTGTTATTTGCCAGCCAGCCATAGCAAATGCCCCAGCCGAGAAAATTACCGAAGCTGTGCAGATAAATATAGCCAGCCACACCCAGCGTATTCGTTTAAAAAATAGCCACAAACAAATAGCCAAAAGCACGCTTAACGCGATAGCATAGACCTTTAAATCGCGGCTAATAAACTCTATCATATCGTTTGCTATCATGCTAGCCCCACCTAGATAAAGCTTATCTTGAGGGTTAAAATTTGCTAGCACGGCTCTTACATTTGATATTAGGTTTGCCTGTTCTTGCCTGCTTAGATTTGGCTTTAAATTTAAAATAATAGCGGTGGTTTTTAAATCTTTGCTTACTATATTATTTGTATAAATAGGACTATTTTCTAGCTCAAGTCTTGCTTGTTGTTTATTTATGTCTTTATCTTTTAGGCTTTTTATGCCATTTAAAAGCCCACTTACTCCGCCTTTTACGCTTTTTAAAAGTGGGACTGTAAGTATCGAGGTTA belongs to Campylobacter sp. 19-13652 and includes:
- a CDS encoding RND family transporter produces the protein MLIAFAIIGAVMAFYATRLGIDASSQTLLKEADPDLKAWQEMSKHYTLNDFLVIAYSPKSDLLSNESLNTIAQISDELSKIDGTKGVTSILTVPLLKSVKGGVSGLLNGIKSLKDKDINKQQARLELENSPIYTNNIVSKDLKTTAIILNLKPNLSRQEQANLISNVRAVLANFNPQDKLYLGGASMIANDMIEFISRDLKVYAIALSVLLAICLWLFFKRIRWVWLAIFICTASVIFSAGAFAMAGWQITAVSSNFIAIELIITISIIIHLICTYNEISRLHPSLSAKALTYLTLQKKASPSFWAIFTTVVGFASLCISDIKPVMMLGVMMSLSVAMSLVLSFLLFGAICALLPTLKARTSSGLSLQNFTQKASSIAIKSPTFIFMICFFTLAFSAWGISQLRAENSFISYFSKDTEISKGMLIIDNDLGGTIPLDVVVKFKQDSKNTSQSENEFEDEFSDNDDKYWFNAKRVRVAKEVHEYLAFNKFIGSVLSLNTIVNIIIELEGKASGFILAAMKENMPQNYAKILLDPYVNIDKGELRFSVRVKDSDPSLRRNEFIKNLKLGLDEIAQKENVKIEVLGAMILYNNVLQSLVKSQLETILITILALFVLFIFVFKSLKIAIIAIISNLIPLVLVFGIMGALDIPLDVMSITIAAIAYGIGVDDIIHYIHRYLSERASHDIKTSIKRASKGIGSAMFYTSAAIFVGFGVMMSSEFVPTVYFGGLICLVMVVMLVSALTLLPAMLYKFKA